The genomic interval GAATAGTACTTTCATCGGATAATATCCTCCTGAACATGAGTGCCCTTCACGACCACTACAGGCTTGTCAGGGGTTCCTTTAATAGTCACTCCAGGATCTACAACCACGTTCTTATCCAAAATGGCGTAATCTACGTGAGCTCCTTCACCAATAGTAACCCTGGCAAAAGCAATGGTATGGCATACATCACTGTTGTTATCCACGTAGCAGTTACGCGACAAGATGGAACGGTTCACGCGCCCCTTAACAATGCTTCCTGACGCAAACTGGGAGTCAGACACATAGCACTCTGGCGAGAAATAGGTGGATTCCTCATTCTTTACTTTGGTATACACCTTTTGATTGGAATACAGCAAAGAATAGAAGTTTGCGGAATCTAGCATATCCATGTTGGCATCAAAATATGATTTAACAGAAGAAATATTAGATAAATATCCTGTATATCCAAATGCTAAAGCATTATTATCGACCAAAAGACTACGCAGCAAAAAGCGCAGTTTACGAGGCTGATCTTGTTCGATTTCCTCTTCCATACGTTCGATAAGCCACTGAGTATCTGCCACATAAATATCTGCAGACATATTCAGTAAATCTTCACTATCAGGAACCGTTCCTGAACTAATACCTTGAACACGGTCTTCATCTGTTAAATCGAGCAATGCATTATCGGCAGTAACCATAGATGCTGGAACACGCTTATACACCACGGTCAGTTTGCTATCGTTGACTTCAGACAAATGAATAACTTGTTCCAAATCAATATTGCATAAAATATCGCAGCCCATATAGACTGTACGGTCGCTGCCAGAACGCTTAAGGAAGCGCAATAGCTGCTTATAGTAGTCACGGTCAGTGGTACTTTCACCGTACTTCGTATTGTAAAAACCCAAATACCAGTGGCTGAGCAGAGTATCTAATCCCCATTCACGTCCGCTACGCACGTGATCGAAAATAGAGCTGAGATTATCACGTTGAAAAATACCATAAACGCTGCGAATACCCGCATTAGCCAAACTGGACAGCTGGAAATCTACCATACGGTATTTGCCGTCAAAAGGCAGGCTAGCCATTGGACGCTGAGCTGTTAAACCTTCCATATCTGGGTAGCCAATGGTATTACCCAAAATAGCGGTATACTTATCAAGCTTCATCAGAAACTCCTACTACTTCGTTGTATCCTACGACTTGAATTTCATCTGTGCCGTCAATAATGACGTCATCTCCAATGACTGCACCCTCGCCAATAATGGCACGTTTAATATGAGCTCCTTGCCCGATAACAGCTCCGCTCATAATAAAGGAGTCTTCAATGACAGCTCCTGCTTTAACTTGCACATTAGTGGACAAGATAGAATGTTTCACATCACCGCTTACAAAGCATCCATCCACTACGAGAGAATCTTTGACATCGGCATTGCCATCAATAAAATGAGGCGGTGAAATCAGATTCTTCGAGTAAATCTTCCAGGAACGGTCACGACTGTTAAGCACATTGTTTTCGCCAATATATTCCATATTGGCTTCCCACAAGGAATCAATAGTGCCTACATCCTTCCAATATCCTTCAAAATCGTAGGTGTACACACGCTCATCAGCTTTCAAATAGGCCGGAATAACATTATGCCCAAAATCGAGCATATCCACATTATTCTTATCTGCGTTGACTAAGAGTTCACGCAAACGTGACCATGTGAAAATATAGATGCCCATAGATGCCTTTGTGGATTTTGGCTCAGCAGGCTTTTCTTCAAACTCCACAATACGGCCATGTGAATCCGTGTTCATAATGCCAAAACGGTTTGCCTGCTCATATGGCACGTTAATAACAGCAACTGTAAGCGATGCATCGTTTTCTTTGTGTTGGCGCAGCATATCATCATAATCCATTTTGTAAATGTGATCGCCAGATAGAATCAACACATATTCTGGATCTATGCTGTCAATATAGTTAATGTTCTGATACACCGCATGGCTAGTACCTTGGAACCAGCGATTACCTTCTGTAGCCGAATATGGCTGCAAAATAGATACGCCTGAATTCACCCCGTTAAGACCCCAGCTTGAACCATTTCCAATATGCGCGTTCAGAGCCAGTGGCTGATACTGTGTAATAACTCCTACGTTGCGAACACCGGAATTGGCGCAGTTAGACAACGCAAAATCGATAATGCGGTAACGTCCTCCAAACTGTACAGCCGGTTTAGCAATACTCTGTGTTAACTTACCTAAGCGAGACCCCTGTCCTCCAGCCAAGATAAGAGCTAGCATTTCATTCCTCATTGAACGACCTCCTTCTTCCTTGTTCTTTTACAACAGTAAAATTATTTTTTATGTTCGGCAGTTTTCTTCTTCGAAACCTGTCGCTTCTTATGTACGGCATCTTTGCGCTTTAGTTTCCATATGCTAGCACCCAAAGCCGGAGCCGTAAAGGTCAGAGTATTCTCATACTCTTTCCACGAACCTGGCTGCGTGTGAACATGAGGATTCATTTCTTTCCACACGCCACCAAACTCACGCATTTCCGTATTCCATACTTCTTCATATTCACCTGCAACAGGAACACCAATGGTAAATTGACGGCGCTCCACAGGAGCCATATTGAAGACGCACACCAAGAATTCCCCTTTGGAATTCTTACGGATGAAAGAGAGAACACTTTCATTTGTATTATCTGCATCAATAATTTCGAGACCGTCGTAGTTGTCATCAATCTTCCATAAAGGCGAATTGTCTTTGTAGAATTGATTAAGCTGCGCAGTAAAATGCTGCATTTTTGAGTTCATCTCATCGTCAAGATTGGACCACTCGAGCTGCTTATCGTACTTCCATTCTAAGAATTGGCCGAATTCGCTGCCCATAAACAGCAACTTTTTACCTGGATGGCACATCTGATAGGTATAGAGATTACGTAATCCTGCAAACTGGTTGTAGCGATCACCCCACATCTTGTGCATAAGACTCTTTTTGCCGTGTACGACTTCATCGTGAGAGAACGGCAGAATAAAATTCTCTGAAAAAGCGTACATGAAGCTGAAAGTTACGAGGTTGAAATCGTATTTTCGATAAATAGGATCCTGCTCGTAGAACTTCAAAATATCGTTCATCCACCCCATATTCCACTTATAGTCGAATCCTAGAGCTTCCCACTCGATTGGTCCGGTAATCTTCGTTTCGCTGGAACTTTCTTCAGCAATCATCATGACGTCTGGATAATATCCTTTGATCACGGCATTCATTTTTTGAAGGAAATAATAGCCTTCGTAATTGCGCGTGCCGCCATCCTTATTCGGAGTCCATGGACCCTCATCGTAATTGCGGTAAATCATATTGCTGACCGCATCCACTCGGATTCCATCCAGATGGTAATAATCA from Alloscardovia omnicolens carries:
- the glgD gene encoding glucose-1-phosphate adenylyltransferase subunit GlgD; its protein translation is MKLDKYTAILGNTIGYPDMEGLTAQRPMASLPFDGKYRMVDFQLSSLANAGIRSVYGIFQRDNLSSIFDHVRSGREWGLDTLLSHWYLGFYNTKYGESTTDRDYYKQLLRFLKRSGSDRTVYMGCDILCNIDLEQVIHLSEVNDSKLTVVYKRVPASMVTADNALLDLTDEDRVQGISSGTVPDSEDLLNMSADIYVADTQWLIERMEEEIEQDQPRKLRFLLRSLLVDNNALAFGYTGYLSNISSVKSYFDANMDMLDSANFYSLLYSNQKVYTKVKNEESTYFSPECYVSDSQFASGSIVKGRVNRSILSRNCYVDNNSDVCHTIAFARVTIGEGAHVDYAILDKNVVVDPGVTIKGTPDKPVVVVKGTHVQEDIIR
- a CDS encoding glucose-1-phosphate adenylyltransferase, with amino-acid sequence MRNEMLALILAGGQGSRLGKLTQSIAKPAVQFGGRYRIIDFALSNCANSGVRNVGVITQYQPLALNAHIGNGSSWGLNGVNSGVSILQPYSATEGNRWFQGTSHAVYQNINYIDSIDPEYVLILSGDHIYKMDYDDMLRQHKENDASLTVAVINVPYEQANRFGIMNTDSHGRIVEFEEKPAEPKSTKASMGIYIFTWSRLRELLVNADKNNVDMLDFGHNVIPAYLKADERVYTYDFEGYWKDVGTIDSLWEANMEYIGENNVLNSRDRSWKIYSKNLISPPHFIDGNADVKDSLVVDGCFVSGDVKHSILSTNVQVKAGAVIEDSFIMSGAVIGQGAHIKRAIIGEGAVIGDDVIIDGTDEIQVVGYNEVVGVSDEA
- the glgB gene encoding 1,4-alpha-glucan branching protein GlgB, producing the protein MKCEEALRTFGTGENFHAQHYFGFHREVIDGEEGYIFRVWAPHARHVALIGDFTQWQGAPIDMNCNEAGVWEVFTTVPEIGQRYKFLVTRADGGVIEKIDPFAFYLEPRPGTAAVITDFPEKKWKDGLWLGRRKRFGFRNRPVNIYEVHASSWKTHEDGTPYQFAELKDELIPYLVKMNYTHVEFMPLMAHPLGMSWGYQLMGYFALEHTYGTPRDFQDFVEECHRNNIGVIVDWVPGHFTINDDALAYYDGTPTFEYEDSDRAHNVGWGALNFDLGKNQVQSFLISCLKFWIDYYHLDGIRVDAVSNMIYRNYDEGPWTPNKDGGTRNYEGYYFLQKMNAVIKGYYPDVMMIAEESSSETKITGPIEWEALGFDYKWNMGWMNDILKFYEQDPIYRKYDFNLVTFSFMYAFSENFILPFSHDEVVHGKKSLMHKMWGDRYNQFAGLRNLYTYQMCHPGKKLLFMGSEFGQFLEWKYDKQLEWSNLDDEMNSKMQHFTAQLNQFYKDNSPLWKIDDNYDGLEIIDADNTNESVLSFIRKNSKGEFLVCVFNMAPVERRQFTIGVPVAGEYEEVWNTEMREFGGVWKEMNPHVHTQPGSWKEYENTLTFTAPALGASIWKLKRKDAVHKKRQVSKKKTAEHKK